From the genome of Sus scrofa isolate TJ Tabasco breed Duroc unplaced genomic scaffold, Sscrofa11.1 Contig59, whole genome shotgun sequence, one region includes:
- the LOC100524477 gene encoding olfactory receptor 1J4-like, with protein sequence MYLSTVLGNLLIILLIRLDPCLQTTMYLFLSHLALTDISFSSVTVPKMLTNMQTQDQSIPYAGCVTPTFFMFFACIDNLLLAAMAYVWYVAICHPLHYTIIMKEELCLCLLASPCLLSCADALTYTLPLAQLSSCADNIIPHFFCDLAALLKLSCSDTTLNELVILIVGPAVFTFPLISLLVSYSCIGVSILRNPSTKRMCKALSTCGSQFSVVTLCYGTMMAVYFSSSSDQSHDKDIIASVMYTVVTPMLNPFIYSLRNRDITLALGKLFRNNNLFFQVRIT encoded by the coding sequence ATGTACCTGAGCACAGTACTAGGAAACCTGCTCATtatcctgctcatcaggctggacccttGCCTCCAAACCACCATGTACTTATTCCTCAGTCACCTGGCCCTCACAGACATCTCATTTTCatctgtcactgtccctaagatgTTGACAAACATGCAGACTCAGGATCAATCCATTCCCTATGCAGGGTGTGTAACACcaacttttttcatgttttttgcttGCATTGATAACCTTCTTCTTGCAGCGATGGCCTATGTCTGGTATGTGGCTATATGTCACCCTCTACACTACACCATAATCATGAAGGAGGAGCTgtgtctatgtcttttggcttcaccctgcctcctctcctgTGCTGATGCCTTGACCTACACCCTCCCCCTAGCTCAACTCTCCTCCTGTGCTGACAACAtcatcccccacttcttctgtgaccttgctgCCCTGCTTAAGCTGTCCTGCTCAGACACTACTCTCAATGAGCTGGTCATACTAATTGTAGGGCCTGCAGTTTTCACCTTTCCTTTGATTAGCCTTCTGGTCTCTTACAGTTGCATTGGGGTATCCATCCTGAGGAACCCTTCTACTAAAAGGATGtgcaaagccttgtccacctgtggctcccagtTCTCTGTAGTGACTCTATGCTATGGGACAATGATGGCAGTGTACTTTTCCTCCTCATCCGACCAGTCCCATGACAAAGACATCATTGCTtctgtgatgtacacagtggtcactccaatgctgaaccctttcatctacagcctgagaaacagagaTATTACATTGGCTCTGGGGAAACTTTTCAGAaacaataatctttttttccaAGTGAGAATCACCTAA